In Vibrio sp. 10N, the following proteins share a genomic window:
- the lafA gene encoding lateral flagellin LafA has protein sequence MAISVHTNYASLVTQNTLQSTNSALTKSMERLSTGFRINSAADDAAGLQIANRLEAQSRGMNVAMRNSQDAISMMQTAEGAFDEMTNIAYRMNDLAVQYANGTNSAADQAAIDVEFNALSDELSNIAANTNFGGTNLLSTAGFSASVDFQIGSSAAETLTVDASAEVAAVTGHALAAGGGGLSAAGNITALSGAGGLIELLGTARAEFGANINRLEHTITNLSNMTENLDSSKGRIMDTDFASESGMMSKQQMLMQSGASMLSASKMVPQLAMSLLG, from the coding sequence ATGGCTATATCAGTACACACTAACTACGCAAGTCTCGTCACGCAGAATACTTTGCAGTCGACTAACAGCGCGTTAACGAAATCAATGGAAAGACTGTCTACGGGCTTCCGTATTAACTCTGCAGCTGATGATGCAGCAGGCCTACAAATTGCGAACCGACTTGAGGCACAGTCACGTGGGATGAATGTGGCGATGCGCAATTCTCAAGATGCGATTTCCATGATGCAAACGGCTGAGGGTGCGTTTGATGAGATGACCAATATCGCCTATCGCATGAATGACTTGGCCGTTCAGTATGCAAACGGAACCAACTCTGCTGCAGACCAGGCTGCAATAGATGTGGAGTTTAACGCGCTAAGTGATGAGTTATCTAACATAGCCGCGAACACCAATTTTGGTGGCACTAACTTGTTGAGTACGGCGGGTTTTTCAGCTTCTGTAGATTTTCAGATTGGCTCTTCAGCCGCTGAGACATTGACTGTCGACGCATCGGCGGAAGTTGCAGCTGTAACCGGCCACGCGCTCGCGGCTGGCGGTGGTGGTCTATCTGCTGCGGGCAATATCACAGCGCTATCGGGTGCGGGTGGCCTTATTGAGCTACTAGGTACTGCTCGTGCGGAGTTTGGTGCAAATATTAACCGCCTTGAGCACACTATCACCAACTTGAGCAATATGACCGAGAACTTAGATTCTTCAAAAGGCCGAATCATGGATACCGATTTTGCATCGGAATCTGGAATGATGAGTAAACAGCAGATGCTCATGCAATCGGGTGCCTCTATGTTGAGTGCCTCAAAAATGGTGCCTCAATTGGCGATGAGTCTATTGGGCTAA
- the fliD gene encoding flagellar filament capping protein FliD: MNVDAVQLASNFASLDVQPFELRYSQKLSTISSQTSAINQIKSALQKLDDQVYEFTKAGATLMQSAITTNEDYLSVTADSGVSGLDLDIFVHQLAQNHQMMVDVSSTDPSDVMASDGSFTVTNTQSGDAQSINIMDADSDASGDVTYTEFVTYFNSQFEDSMQAVIVKSQGAMKVLFSAVSDGEENNFSLSSDATSDWGATDVAAASVVQSGQDAQISIGGETGALFTNNSNTFEDLVSGVDVTLKKANASGDTATSVQISDDVSATLDSLQSFVDAYNSAVSEITKLTQSGGESDARGVLASDSTVRNIKNQLASVIREDYSGVRLYEVGLELDRNGKLSLDRDKFEEAAKTQDMETLFTGDAGVFQAFDTTLETYLDFSNGSLSRRIDTLNSEKSRINDALSALDARYETYYNRYLSQFTQLNALSSQLQSVSGLFTV, encoded by the coding sequence ATGAATGTCGATGCCGTACAGCTTGCGAGTAATTTTGCCAGTCTGGATGTGCAGCCTTTTGAACTGCGCTACAGTCAAAAACTGTCGACAATAAGTTCTCAGACATCGGCAATCAATCAAATTAAGTCAGCTTTGCAAAAACTAGATGATCAGGTTTATGAGTTCACCAAAGCGGGTGCGACACTCATGCAAAGTGCTATAACAACCAACGAAGATTATCTTTCTGTTACTGCTGACTCTGGAGTTTCAGGTCTCGACCTCGATATTTTCGTTCACCAGCTAGCTCAAAACCATCAAATGATGGTGGATGTAAGCTCAACCGATCCTTCTGATGTGATGGCGTCAGATGGCTCTTTTACCGTGACCAATACCCAGTCCGGCGACGCTCAATCAATCAATATTATGGATGCAGACAGTGATGCCAGTGGTGATGTGACCTATACCGAATTTGTGACTTACTTCAACAGCCAATTTGAAGACTCGATGCAAGCTGTGATCGTCAAATCCCAAGGCGCGATGAAGGTACTGTTTAGTGCGGTCTCTGATGGTGAGGAAAATAACTTTAGTTTATCGAGTGATGCGACGAGTGATTGGGGGGCGACTGATGTCGCGGCTGCGTCTGTGGTGCAGTCAGGGCAAGATGCGCAAATTTCCATTGGTGGAGAAACGGGCGCTTTATTCACGAACAATAGCAACACGTTTGAAGACTTGGTCTCAGGTGTTGATGTCACCTTAAAGAAAGCGAATGCATCTGGTGATACCGCAACGAGCGTTCAGATCAGTGACGACGTCTCGGCGACGCTAGATTCGCTTCAATCGTTTGTTGATGCTTATAACAGTGCAGTGAGTGAAATTACTAAATTGACTCAATCTGGGGGGGAAAGTGATGCGAGAGGGGTGCTTGCTTCTGATTCCACCGTTCGCAATATCAAGAATCAATTGGCCTCAGTGATCAGAGAGGATTATAGCGGTGTTCGGCTTTACGAAGTGGGCTTAGAGCTAGATAGAAATGGAAAACTGAGCCTCGATAGGGACAAGTTCGAAGAGGCGGCCAAAACCCAAGATATGGAAACGCTGTTTACTGGCGATGCGGGTGTATTCCAAGCGTTTGATACCACGCTCGAGACCTACTTGGACTTTTCAAATGGCTCTTTAAGCCGCCGCATCGATACATTGAACTCCGAAAAGAGCCGAATCAATGATGCGCTCTCGGCTCTCGATGCCAGATACGAAACCTATTACAACCGATATCTATCCCAATTTACCCAGCTTAACGCTTTGAGCAGCCAGCTACAGTCTGTCTCTGGATTATTTACCGTGTAA
- a CDS encoding flagellar export chaperone FliS → MLLGKRQQENYSNVQVNANASVSSSFELICMLHERLIQELESVKYAIETKDLELKAKSSQKCIDILVGLDASLDLSSAEPLIQNIHALYEHGIATVFEASKEMQPELIEQFIKVVSDLKEGWEGAMEWLDDAQS, encoded by the coding sequence ATGTTATTAGGCAAACGACAGCAAGAAAACTACAGCAATGTTCAAGTGAACGCGAACGCGTCGGTGTCATCCAGTTTTGAGCTGATATGCATGCTTCATGAGCGATTAATTCAAGAGTTAGAGAGTGTGAAATACGCGATTGAAACGAAGGATCTTGAGCTTAAAGCTAAGTCATCACAAAAGTGTATCGATATTTTGGTTGGCCTGGATGCCTCCCTAGATCTCTCAAGTGCTGAACCTCTAATTCAGAACATTCATGCTCTTTATGAGCATGGCATTGCGACGGTATTTGAAGCCTCAAAAGAGATGCAACCGGAGTTGATAGAGCAGTTTATTAAGGTGGTCTCTGATCTTAAAGAGGGGTGGGA